In the genome of Indioceanicola profundi, the window CCACTGCCGGAGAGAGGTTCTTCCACTTGGCGCCGCCCCCTCAAAAAAGGGGCGGTACTCAGAACCGCGTTTGACGACGGCATGCACCACACGCGCCATCTTGGCGGTAATCGCTGTCTGGGCCTTGCGCCTCAGGTCCGGGTTATCGGGATCACGGGCGATGTAGCGCCGGAACTTCTCGCGAAATCCATTCTCTTTCTGACGGATCGCAACCTGCCCTGCCAGCCACAAGGCCCGGCGCAGACGGGCATTGCCAAACTTGGACAGCTTGGTTTGGCCGCGGAACTGGCCGGACTGGTAGGTGGCGAGGTCCAGGCCGCAGAACTTCAGAAACTGCCGGTGATGCCGGAACCGGCGCAGGTCACCGGCCTCGGCCAGGATGGTCAGGGCGATAATCGGGCCCACGCCGGGAACGTTGCGCAGCAGCTTGTAATCGTCATGCTCCTTCAGCAGCTCGTCCGCCATTTCCTCGATTGCGTCACGCTGTCGGATGAGGCTGCGCATCTCGGCCAGCACGATCCGGAACATGGTCAGAGCCGGGCTGTCCAGAGGGATCGGCAGCGCAATCGACTCCCCAGCAGTCTCATAGATGTCGGCCAGCAACTGCGCCTTGGCCACCTTACGGCCAACAAGGTCCCAGGCAGTTGCGAGAAACGCCTCCTTGGACAGGGCCGTGATGCTGGCCGGTGTCGGGAACCGCTCCAGGAAGGCAAAGAACCAGTCACTGCGGCTGTTCTGACGGAAGCGCTCAATCTCTGGAAAATAGAGCGGTAGGTGGTGGGTCAGGATGCGATGCAGAAGTTCACTCTTGGCCTTGGACACCGCCTCATGGGTCTTTGAGAGCTCCTGGAGGTCGTTGAAGCCGTGGGCGAGCGGGTCATGATAACGCTGGACAAGCCCGGTTTTCAGCATGTGCAGAATAACCTGGGCGTCCTTGGGATCGTTCTTGTTCCAGCCATTGTGGACAGCCTCGCGCGTTCGGGCGAGGGCGACTGAGGATACCAGCTGAACCCTGAACCCGGCCTGGAGCAGTCGCCAGGCGAGCGGGCGATGATAATTGCCGGTCGCCTCGAAGGCGACGACAACAAGACGATCCAAGCTGGTCAGAGCTTCCACTAGCCGGTCGTGGTCAGCACGGGTGTTTGCGATCGACAGCCGGCGCCGCCGTGATTGGCCCGGCAGGTCGATCAAGACCTCATTGCGCAGCTTGGCGATGTCGATGGCTACCAAGGCAGCGCCTTCAGGGATAGGCTCGATCCTGGTCATGGCTGGTCTCTCCGGAATGAGGGCTGGACACCATCACTCTAGGAGATCCAAAGGCCGGCCATGGCCACCTCAGGCGGCGCGCGCCTGCAGCTTGGGGGCTGCGCGCGCCGCCTGAGGTGGCCGCCTGCCGCTTTCCTGACGTGCTACGGCACCCACTTCACCGAGCCGACCGGTGACGGTTGGACGCCCAAGGACATCAAGGCCATGCGGGCCGAGAAGATCCCCTTCCGCTGCCACTCCTTCGAGGCTGCCTGCGCCGATCTCGACGTGGAGCATCGGCTGACCAAGCCTCGCCACCCCTGGACCAACGGTCAGGTCGAGCGCATGAACCGCACCATCAAGGATGCGACCGTCAAGCGCTACCACTATGAGAGCCATGACGA includes:
- a CDS encoding IS110 family RNA-guided transposase, translating into MTRIEPIPEGAALVAIDIAKLRNEVLIDLPGQSRRRRLSIANTRADHDRLVEALTSLDRLVVVAFEATGNYHRPLAWRLLQAGFRVQLVSSVALARTREAVHNGWNKNDPKDAQVILHMLKTGLVQRYHDPLAHGFNDLQELSKTHEAVSKAKSELLHRILTHHLPLYFPEIERFRQNSRSDWFFAFLERFPTPASITALSKEAFLATAWDLVGRKVAKAQLLADIYETAGESIALPIPLDSPALTMFRIVLAEMRSLIRQRDAIEEMADELLKEHDDYKLLRNVPGVGPIIALTILAEAGDLRRFRHHRQFLKFCGLDLATYQSGQFRGQTKLSKFGNARLRRALWLAGQVAIRQKENGFREKFRRYIARDPDNPDLRRKAQTAITAKMARVVHAVVKRGSEYRPFFEGAAPSGRTSLRQWP